One Setaria italica strain Yugu1 chromosome I, Setaria_italica_v2.0, whole genome shotgun sequence DNA window includes the following coding sequences:
- the LOC105914643 gene encoding receptor like protein 3, translating to MTFIGLALGTLLLLSMASLASSCNEQEKASLLQFLTGLSQDNGLTALWKNDIDCCKWEGVSCSGDGAVVEVSLASRGLQGCISPSLGDLSNLQSLNLSCNSFTGSLPSELLTSSSIVVLDVSFNQLSRVLQPQESNSSVTNNRPLQVLNISNNLFTGEFPSAVWEKTSSLVVLNASNNQFRGLIPSSFCISSLSFAVLDLTHNKFNGSIPTGLGKCSALRLLKAGYNSLSGPLPDELFNASSLEYLSFPNNGLQGVIDGARIINLKNLCHLDLGNNMLIGKIPDSIGQLKRLQELRLSRNNMSGELPSALSNCTDLVTVNLKMNKFSGELNNFNFSNLINLKILDLLGNNFTGTISESIYSCSNLTALRLSSNNLHGQLSPRIGELKSLAFLSLSFNNFTNITNALRILKNSSTLTTLIIGNNFKGEAMPEDETIAGFQNLQFLSISNCSLSGKIPLWLSKLKKLQVLLLSTNHLTGSIPAWIKNLESLTTLDISDNRLTGGIPAALMDMKMLKSNMTATHVDTSLFELPVYIAPSLQYRTLPAIPKGLFLGNNKLTGTIPKEIGHLKSLAKLNLSFNCLSGEIPQQLCSLKNLQVLDLSSNHLTGEIPLALNKLSFLAKFNISNNDLEGVIPTGGQFDTFPNSSFEGNPKLRAIMVNPLYGSVEASAVPSLSMEQADRRITFVFGFCAFFGVGFLYDQLVLSKFYG from the coding sequence ATGACTTTCATTGGCCTCGCTCTCGGTACGCTGCTGCTTCTTTCCATGGCCTCTCTCGCCTCCTCATGCAACGAGCAGGAGAAGGCCTCCCTCCTCCAGTTCCTCACGGGGCTCTCGCAGGACAATGGCCTCACAGCGTTGTGGAAGAATGACATTGATTGCTGCAAGTGGGAAGGCGTAAGCTGCAGCGGCGACGGAGCGGTGGTTGAGGTCTCCTTGGCTTCCAGAGGCCTTCAAGGCTGTATCTCACCATCCCTTGGTGACCTCTCTAACCTTCAGAGCCTCAACCTGTCGTGCAACTCCTTCACTGGCAGCCTTCCATCGGAGCTTCTGACCTCCAGTAGCATCGTCGTGCTCGATGTCAGCTTCAACCAACTCAGCAGGGTCCTGCAACCACAAGAGAGCAACTCTTCAGTGACTAATAACAGGCCACTGCAGGTATTGAACATCTCAAACAACTTGTTTACCGGAGAGTTTCCATCTGCAGTGTGGGAGAAAACAAGTAGTCTGGTTGTGCTCAATGCGAGCAACAACCAGTTCCGAGGATTGATACCTTCATCATTCTGCATCAGCTCATTGTCGTTTGCAGTGCTTGACCTTACCCACAACAAATTTAATGGCAGCATCCCGACCGGTCTAGGTAAATGCTCTGCACTTAGGCTACTTAAGGCAGGATACAACAGCCTCAGTGGGCCACTCCCTGATGAACTCTTCAATGCTTCCTCATTAGAGTACCTATCATTTCCCAACAATGGTTTACAAGGAGTGATTGATGGCGCACGCATAATAAACCTCAAAAATCTATGTCACCTTGATCTTGGCAATAACATGTTAATTGGCAAAATTCCAGACTCCATAGGTCAGCTCAAAAGACTACAGGAGCTCCGCTTATCCCGCAACAACATGTCTGGGGAGCTACCATCAGCTCTGAGCAATTGCACAGATCTTGTAACAGTTAACCTAAAGATGAATAAGTTCAGCGGAGAACTTAACAATTTCAACTTCTCGAACCTGATCAATCTTAAGATACTTGATCTTTTGGGAAACAACTTCACTGGCACAATTTCAGAAAGCATCTACTCTTGCAGCAATTTGACTGCACTGCGGCTATCTTCGAACAATCTGCATGGGCAACTTTCACCGAGAATAGGGGAGCTGAAGTCTCTTGCTTTCCTATCACTTAGTTTCAACAATTTTACAAATATTACAAACGCGCTTCGAATCCTCAAGAATTCTAGTACCCTGACTACCCTAATTATTGGGAATAATTTCAAGGGTGAGGCCATGCCAGAGGATGAGACAATTGCTGGTTTTCAGAATCTTCAGTTTCTTTCGATATCTAATTGCTCATTGTCTGGAAAAATACCTCTCTGGCTATCAAAGCTCAAGAAATTGCAGGTGCTGTTGTTGAGCACGAATCATCTCACCGGATCAATACCTGCCTGGATCAAAAACCTAGAGTCACTGACCACTCTAGACATATCAGATAACAGACTGACAGGGGGGATCCCAGCAGCCTTAATGGATATGAAAATGCTAAAATCTAACATGACTGCAACCCATGTCGATACAAGTTTATTTGAACTTCCTGTTTATATAGCTCCATCACTTCAATACCGGACACTCCCCGCTATCCCTAAAGGGCTCTTCCTAGGTAATAATAAATTAACTGGTACAATCCCCAAGGAGATAGGTCATTTGAAATCACTCGCGAAACTCAACCTCAGCTTCAACTGCTTATCAGGAGAGATTCCACAGCAGCTCTGCAGCCTGAAGAACCTGCAAGTGCTAGACTTGTCTAGCAACCATCTCACAGGTGAAATCCCATTGGCACTGAACAAACTGAGCTTCCTCGCAAAGTTCAATATTTCTAATAATGACTTGGAGGGGGTGATTCCAACTGGAGGTCAGTTCGATACATTTCCAAATTCAAGCTTTGAAGGGAACCCAAAGTTACGTGCTATTATGGTTAATCCGCTCTATGGCTCGGTTGAAGCATCTGCAGTCCCTAGTCTCTCCATGGAACAAGCAGATAGAAGGATCACCTTTGTGTTTGGTTTTTGTGCTTTCTTCGGTGTAGGGTTCCTTTATGATCAATTAGTCTTGTCAAAGTTTTATGGCTAG